The window ACATGCTTAACAGCAATAGACCCAAAAAGACTAAACGGGCCATTAGTTGATACCTCCAAACGTCGGCATTTCAATCACTGTGATTTCACCGGTTTCAGTATTCGTGATGGTCAACATCACGCCATTTCCTGTCGATGCCACTTCAATACGAAAATCGCCAGTATCGTAAACGCCATCGGTGATTTCGCCATCAGCGACACCGCGGGTGATCGAGTTGATGATGTTACGCTCTAGGGATTCTTTAAAACGGGTAACAAAGTCCTTCTCGGTCGAGTTGGATTTATTGTCATTCTGCGCTTGGGCTTTATTTAATAGAAAAGCCCCATTTTGTGGATTGCCGCCAAAACTGGGATTCACTGGCGTGTAAATCAATTCAGTGGCTTGGCCACTGCTTGCCACACATAGCGTGACAAGGGCAAGTAACGTCCTGTATGTCATTATTATTATCCTAAAAGTCGTCCGATGTTCCTGAAAAATCACCTGTTATTGCATTGGCTCTGACTTGCGCTAAATAATCAATCGTGATCAAAATCGCCTGCTCTGCACTCTCTTTAACCGGATTTGCACGACGACCAAAATGGGTGGTGTAAATCCGTGTCCCGTTTACTTCTAAGGTTAAAACGGTTCCGGCCTGCGGAAACACAGTCTCGTACAGCGTCACGTTAAAGCCTTGAGTAAAGGGCAGCTCGCGCCAATAGCTTGAGTAGTAGAAGCCAAAATCCTTACCAAACCGAGTCAAGGTTCTATCTATCACTAAACCACTAATTTCAATGTCGTTGTCGGCAAGAGTGATAGGGGAAGCCAGCAGCAGGAATGGACATAAAACGCAGATCAGCAGACGCTGTTTTAACTGTTTCACTTATCCCTCCTTAACCTTTTAATCGAACCTTAAAAACCGCGCCAACTTCTGTTTTAACAACGGGAGTTTAAGCGCCAATTTTCGATAAAGCAGGTTAACAGGGTTAAAGATCTCCCGTCATTACGCTGGGAGGCAAATTAGCCCGAAGAGCTAAGGTAAAAAGGCAAAAATAGCCCATTTGGCTAATACGCTAAGAAGCCGTTAAGACCGGAGTCATAGGGTAAACGAACAAATGAAGAAGCAATAAAAATGCGACCCTAGGGTCGCATTGCTGTGCTAATACAAAACGTGCGGATTATTGTGGCCCCTATGGTGGAAACCATAGTCATTGTGGTAACCACAGCCGAACCAACAGGCCACCGTCGCTGCGGTTATGCATGCTAATACTGCCATCGTGGGCTTCGATAATTTCACGGCACAGAGGTAGACCAAGCCCAGTACCCGATTGTTTCGTGGAGTAAAACGGCAACAGCGCTTGCTCTAATACTTCGCCAGACATGCCAGTACCGCGATCCTCGATCGCAATGCTAAAACCCGCACCATCCACTAAGGTTTGATACCGAATCGACAGGGTAACCTCCTCTGGGTTTGAACCCGATTCATGGGCGTTTTTAAGCAAATTGAGTAGCACTTGCTCCATCTGTCCTTGGTCGAAATAACCATCGACTTCAGGCAAATCATGCCTAAGTTTAAAGGGATAATGCTGGGTTAACTGGGTCGTAAATTGCGTCCAATTCACCTGACGCCGCTGCGGGAGCGGCAACTTAGCAAAGCGGGCATAGTTGAAGATAAACTGGCTCAGATGACTGGTGCGATTCTCGATCGTATCGAAAATCAAGGTTAACTTGGGATTATCGATATCTTTGGTTAGCAGTCGGCCGGAGTTCACCATAGAGGCGATGGGCGCCACTGAGTTATTAAGTTCATGGCTAATAATGCGGATCACTTTCTTCCATACTGCCACCTCTTGACGATTAAGCTCGCGGGTCATCTGCTTAAGTAAAATCAAGTTATGTTGTTGGTTATTCAACAAAAACTGGCCGCGACTCAAATACCAAGTTTCCACATCATCTTCGCCCATGGCAAAGAGACCGTTCTTTTCATGTTTAAGCGCTAAGGCCAATACTTCGGGCAAGTCCACTAACAATTCATCTAGGCTCAAACCTTCCATTTTGCCCTTTTTGTGGAATAGGTGACGCGCTGCATCGTTGGCGTAAATTAGCCGCTGATGGTCGTCGAGCAATAACATCACGTTGGGAGAGCTTTGGATCACCTTATCCAGCAACAACTCACGCTGGTAAATGTATTGCCTTTCTTGGCGCAATTTTGCCGCAGAATAATTAAATAACTGGGCCAAGGTTTGTAGCTGACCTTCACCATGTTCTGGAATACTCACACTAAAATCATTATCGCTAAAGTTCAGCAGACCTATTTCAAGGGAATCCAAGCTACGACCCAGATGCCGTGTTAACCAAGCGACACTTAGGCCACACGCGCCACAAGCGAGCAATAACACCAGCAAACCTTCACCTAAGGTTAAACTCGAGACTCGCTCGTTGTCTGCTATTTCAGTGGGCGCCACAGGGAATGCTGGGGCTTTGGGCGGTAAAATCG of the Shewanella baltica genome contains:
- a CDS encoding curli assembly protein CsgF, coding for MTYRTLLALVTLCVASSGQATELIYTPVNPSFGGNPQNGAFLLNKAQAQNDNKSNSTEKDFVTRFKESLERNIINSITRGVADGEITDGVYDTGDFRIEVASTGNGVMLTITNTETGEITVIEMPTFGGIN
- a CDS encoding curli production assembly/transport protein CsgE, with product MKQLKQRLLICVLCPFLLLASPITLADNDIEISGLVIDRTLTRFGKDFGFYYSSYWRELPFTQGFNVTLYETVFPQAGTVLTLEVNGTRIYTTHFGRRANPVKESAEQAILITIDYLAQVRANAITGDFSGTSDDF
- a CDS encoding ATP-binding protein, producing MLIRTKLIIYSMACCAFGVLLSFALVKYFSPNASSVATSNTIEIPDMNVQLDFVELEKTVASIELALKNTEQLQLMAAMQARQRTEQIKAELQKLEQLKQEQLQIKLFKLEQLKEGQFNFSAHIAEPLRVEPLSILPPKAPAFPVAPTEIADNERVSSLTLGEGLLVLLLACGACGLSVAWLTRHLGRSLDSLEIGLLNFSDNDFSVSIPEHGEGQLQTLAQLFNYSAAKLRQERQYIYQRELLLDKVIQSSPNVMLLLDDHQRLIYANDAARHLFHKKGKMEGLSLDELLVDLPEVLALALKHEKNGLFAMGEDDVETWYLSRGQFLLNNQQHNLILLKQMTRELNRQEVAVWKKVIRIISHELNNSVAPIASMVNSGRLLTKDIDNPKLTLIFDTIENRTSHLSQFIFNYARFAKLPLPQRRQVNWTQFTTQLTQHYPFKLRHDLPEVDGYFDQGQMEQVLLNLLKNAHESGSNPEEVTLSIRYQTLVDGAGFSIAIEDRGTGMSGEVLEQALLPFYSTKQSGTGLGLPLCREIIEAHDGSISMHNRSDGGLLVRLWLPQ